The DNA sequence tcaattgatttttttcgtaacccggaaatttcgtaaggcggcgcattcgtatcccggggtaccactgtactagtatcataaactgaggtccaaaacagactgcagaagtaatccagtttagGACTGTTTTAACtccccaggctcaatgctagggaattctgggaactgtcgtttattgtggcaccagagtgctctgacagagaaggctcaatgtctcacaaaagtacagttcccagaattccataacattgaggcagggcacttaaagcggtctcaaactggattatttctgcagtgcggatgcagcccttgaGAGGTTTCACCAGGAGAAGAAAGATGTAATACACATAGTCAGTTTCAGCTCAAATTATTTGCAGCCCAGGCATTCTCCATCTCTTGTGTTTGGATGTGCTTTAGCACTAACAGCCCAAAGTTAACAAAGACTTTGGTATGATTTCAATGACACTTTGGGAATGACATTGACATGTTGGTAACATATACATAGGCATATAGGACTACACCAGTATAGAACAAAATCAGAAAatcaagtagcaaaatgcagttcagatggtatggtcACTAGCTTAAATAATTATTGTTCtataaaaagtgctcttttaaagcaggtTGATTTTAATAAACATATATTGCTTGAAGGATTTGTTTATGAATGGCATtcttacagtataaaataaagtgatttaaaagcaGATGACACTGGATACTGGTTTAACAATGAATAGCTGCTAATAAACTGttaagttaaaatatttaaattcaaacagttatTGTTGTCCCAGTAATagagttggaaaatagtaataatagccagactttaaaaatatggataattttaaaaaatgattttaaagtcattaaggctgcatctgtacagcAAAAATAAGccaatttgacaccaatttaactgccctggctcaatgctattgaattctgggaatgatagtttgtggtggcaccattgctctctgacagaagcaaatgtctcacaaatgtcTCACAAGAGTTCCATAActttgagctatggcagttaaagtggtgtcaaaccagattatttctgccatgcagctGCAGTCTAAGTTTACACCATGGTTCAAATTGGCCAATGCTACATTTGTTGTGATCCATCAAGATTTTGCTGTGTTGTGGCATTTAAAATGTCAGTGaaatcttaaaaatattttatctctTCTGTGGTAAAGTTAAATCTGGATTGTTCTCATTTTATCAGGACAGATGGAAGTTTTGTGGTTCATGATATTCCTTCTGGATCTTATGTAGTTGAGGTTATATCGCCAGCTTATAAATTTGAACCAGTACGAGTGGACATCACTTCAAAAGGGAAAATGAGGTAggattttcaaaaaattaaatgttaaatCATATTACTATGGCATGTATGATACAGGGCCAAAGGACTAGGGCTGGTTGTTCTTTAGTCTTGTGCATTCGTTTTTCACCAATGGAATAGTTTCTTGATGCTACATGTCCCATATAGTTTGCTTCCCATTTCAAGGAAGAACAGGAAATTGTAATACACAATAATCAACCTACTATAACAAGCTTCACAGAATATAGCTTTTAAATGAATTCTTCATTAACTTAGGTTATAGAAATATTGATCTTCATTTATCTGCATTTCTCTGCCTATACTGCCTGTAATGTTTGTACATGAGATAAAAATTAATTGGATTTTTCCTTTAACAAGTTGATTGGGCAATTTGTGAAAAGCTGTGTTGCCACAAGGTACATGTTTTCAACTGTATGTTCCACTGCAgacttggctgctgccacactgcagaagtaattcagtttgacactactttaactaccatgcctccatcctgtggaaacctgggatttgtagtttgttgtagcaccagagctctctgacagaaggctaaatatctcacaaaactacaaatcccagaattccatagcattgagccatggcatttaaagtgatgtcaagcagcattaattttgcagtgtggatgcagccttgattTCCCTTTGAAAGAGCTGACTTGGGCGCCAGTGTTAGAGCAGAATCGACTGATGGCATGTCTAGTAGAACTGTTAATGAGATTAGACTGGGTCGGTTTGAGTCGGTAGTACCGGTGACgcggacaagatccttggaaaggtgaagaagatgacatgccctcttgatccctgcccatcatggttgGCCATCCAGGGGGGGTGAGGCCTTGATGACATTTCTTAGAGgggcatcccttagggaaggtaaTGTTCCAgcttgtttgaaggaagcggtCGTTAGGCTGCTCctgaaaaaaaaccttcccttgaccccttggatatgaaaaattataggcctgtttcccatctgccatttttgagtaaggtgatcgagagggctgttgcccttcaactccaagtggtcttggataaaaccaattatctagatccatttcaaaccgacTGGGGTggaaactgccatggctgccttggCTGATGACCTTggtctaggccagtgatggcgaacctatggcacgcgtgccagaggtggcactcagagccctctctgtgggcacacacaccattccccagcacagagtttgtcagagtttgttactagaaagccagagggaaattgcactttgcaataaataagtgggttttgggttgcagtttgtgcactcggcctctaaaaggttcaccatcactggtctaggcattgacagaggaagcgtgaccctgttcatgctctttagacctctcagcggctttcgatacgatagatcacaacatcctcttggaatgcctgagagagttaggactCAAAGGCATTGTGTTGCAATTGTTCCGTTCCtttctcttgggcagattccagagggtgatgcttggggacagttgctcctcaataatggagcttaattgtggcatctcCCAGAGCACCATCCTTTCCCTtctatttaacatatatatgaaactgctgggagaaatcattcgtagacatggggcggggtgttatcactttgctgatgacacccaaatatatttggcatttctcccctcattcAGTGTCTTGAGGCGGTGTtggattggatgaggaaaaacagacccaagctgaatccagacaaaatggaggtacttacagtagtgACCCCTAAACTgggtattgggttgcaacctctagtcctagatggggtcatgctctctcaaaggactgtgtttgcagtctgggggtgcttcttgatgacaaatcaggtgaatgtgacggtcaagagtgcctgttatcagcttcggctgatatgccagctgtgccctttcctggaaccaggagaccttgaaacagtagtacatgcactggtagcctcacgactcgatttctgcaatgtgctctaccaTTTTGCCCATTGTCTATGTTGTTATTAATagcttatttttatattaattttaactaacgtttttaattcttttttagggGGGATTATAATATTGTATGTTGgatgtttttaatctatgttagccgctttgattgttctattacagaaaagcgggatagaaataaatgttttattatttgtttattttctgaaTAGTGCCTACTACTTTACTGCTCCTATAATAGTTTTTCCTATTAAGTTGTTAAATATgttagccacagatgctggcaaaatatgaGGAATAAACTCATATTTTGgatacatagcctgaaaatcccacaacaaACATATGACAAGTAAATATGAACAAAGCTGCCatatgttttgtgagatatccaTAGAAAGATTGTAAAGAGAATTTTAGACTTGTTTTGAAATCTTTGTGAAAatatttcctctgaaatctaTGAGAATATTTGCATAGTTATTCAACTATGCACATAAACACTTTGTCACATAAGAGCTTTTTGATTGTGTAGCATGGCCTATGTGTTAACTGTTTTTCAGTGGATCAATGCTCATTTGTCACCTCTGCAATTAGCAGTATCATTTTGTCTgatattttttccaaaatgttaATTCAGTATATTGCAAAAATAGAGGGTATGCTACTGTTGCCTTTGAGGTTACAGTGTTACTGACAAAGCAAACCATTCTCAGCTCTTTCAAAATAATAAAGTTGTACCAAATAGCCTAGTATGGGTGTATTTATATGCACATCTAATGCAAAATCACTGGAATGAATTGATAACCGCACAGCTAGGGATTTTAGTGGGACTTCTCAGTAAAAGTTTAAGATTGTTAAGCACTTTAACTGTtgttatgatttcattttaaatataaatactgtacaccATTGGGTGAGGGAACATATAGAGTCAGAATAAGTGGTTGAGCTTTAGTGACAAAATTatataaacatatttttgaaTCTTTCTTCAGAGCAAGATATGTAAATTACATCAAAACATCTGAAGTAGTCAGACTGCCATATCCCCTTCAAATGAAATCTTCTGGACCACCTTCTTATTTCATAAAGAGAGAGTCTTGGGGATGGACAGACTTCTTAATGAATCCCATGGTATGTATAGAAGAAAGCATGTATACATAAACTAGTTTGCTGTGGATTACCTCTTTAATTTAAATTTCAAGAGCCCTACCTGCACTAATGAGAGTAAACACTGAACAGGGAGTGTACCATTATGTCATTCCTTGAGGGAGATAATGCCTGTTTAAACAAGACTTGTTTTCAGGTAGCTAGCTGCAGTGTAAAAGAAGCACCCCTAGAGAGATGGCTACATCAGCTTAACTGGATTTCATGTGCTACAGGGAACTGGGTGAAACCAAAATAGTTATAAAACTGTACAGATCTACAGTAGaatcctatgtatgtttactcagaagtaatcccCATTAAGTTCAGTGTGATTTACTCCATGGTAAGGCTGCTTATGTGTGCTCAGAGTTGAGATCCTTGCAGCTTTTGTATGAGCAGCTGAACGTGAAACCTGGAGCTGGTGCTTCAAACAGGTTTGGGACTTCTTGCCTACCAGAACAACTATGGTTGCTTCCATTCACATTTGTTCAGTGCATGTTAAACTGATCATTTGAGATAACTTGCAAATAGACACTTCTATTTATCAATACATTTTAATACTCCAGGATGCTTACTTACTTCACTTGCACTTCAGTCTTCATTGGACTGAAGATAGATATTGCTAAAACATTTTGTGATAATTAGGTTACATAACCTGTTAAGGCAGTCTATATGTTAATGAGGCTAtatgcctgccccccccccccccaaaatctgttTGTTAGTTGCATTCCTTTTCTGTGGAGCAACAGGCAGCAAGATAATAATGACAACCCCTCACATACTTGAAGACAGCTATCTCATCTGTCTTAAATATTTTCTTCTCCAATACTCAACTCATCTTATAGAATTCAGTTTCCAAGTCCCTTCCCATCCTGGTTATCCTCTAGATACACTCCAGTTTGTTAGTGTCATTAAGGCCATTGCACGCAGACTTGGACACAGTTTTCTGGTGTGCACttgcctgttttgtttttatatgactCATAATCGGAATAGTAATTTGGCAGACATGTTGACTGTAGTTGAAACCTAGGCTTGTAACCTAGGTTGGTGTTTGCACTTTGGTCATAATGTTTCATAGCACTGTGATGGTTCaagatctctgtgtgtgtgtgtgtctgtgtgtgtgtgtgtctgtgtgtgcgcgtacgtgccttcaggttgcctgttaaggtgtggcaaccccatgaaatattcatacggttttcttaggcgagggatactcaggtggttttgccagttccttcctctgaaatacagcatacAGCACTTGTATTTGtcggcagtcttccatccaagcactggccagggctgaccctgcttagcttctaggatcagacaggatcaggtGTATTTAGGCCAATTCGAGATCTGTACCTATCCCTTCAATTCCTTAATTAGTTGTAATCACTCTTTGATAGAGAGGAGTATACAGCTTTAGTTTATTATACAGGATCATTAAATGATGGTATGATCAATGGAAAGTTCCAGGCTTATGCACATTAGTCATAATTTGCTGTGTTAATGCTAGTGACTATGATATTAACTATTTATACAACTATTGTAGCTTTGAAAAAAGTGCATTTGCTTTCTGCACATTAATGTAGGTAGTACAATGGTGTCTTAATCaacatacagtctgccctttcctTATGCgtgggatccgttctggatccccctgcgtaagggaaaaacgcagatgctcaagccccattcaaatgaatggggctagTGCCTACAGAGGCGTGGCGGTGGCACGCGGGGCACAAGTCGTGGGAGCATGAATCATTATTTCCATCTGGCACACGCTCCCTCACTTCTGTTGcgggcttccagcatatgcttgAATCCGCGTATAACGCGTCCCCGTATAacgagggcgcactgtactgaAATATACAGTAACTTTGCCTTCTTGAATTTCTACTGTTTTAGGTTATGATGATGATCCTTCCATTGCTGATCTTTGTATTACTGCCTAAAGTTGTCAATACAAGTGATCCTGATATGAGGCGGGTGAGTAAGTTAATATTGCAGTTTGGTCATATCTGAATaacacccccccacccacacacatacacatgcacaagtAGTACTGATGGTTTTGAAAGCTAAAATAAAGCGGTGAGCTGGAAAGATGAGCCTTCAGTAATGGCTAATAATCCCAAACTTGCTCCAGGAAATTTAGGTTCTAAGAGATGCTAAATAGAATAAATTATACATGCAGTATATGTGCTAATTTATTTAGTGTTTTATATCCAGACTAAAGTGGTAAATGTGAAAGAACAGAAGGGTTGCATTTGAAAGGGCTTAATACAGCAAAATCAAGCCAAATGTAGAAAGACTTAATGAACTTGTAGCCCATAAGTTTAAATGTTAGACAGTCTCCTTTCTTTCATCAAGTCAGGAGTGCAGAAGGAGATAACCTGAACATGGGAACAGGCAAATGCTGCTTCCTTCCATTGTTGCTCTCTTCACACGGAGAGCAGTAGCTTGAAATTCCTCTCCCTTTCTAGAAACCTGAAAGATCAGAGGGTTTAACTCTGAAGAGAAGTTACATTTGTGCTggagatttctttttttcagtgtttctcacctgaagaaaagaaggtgtGGTGGGGGAAATTGATCTGTAAACTCTCCTCACATGTTTATTTTAACTGCGTAATGGCCTTAATAAGCCAGTAGTGTTCAGCCTTCTTGTCCCATCCACAAAATGAACTATAATTTGCTCTGAAGTTTATGGTTCCATCCCGACAGCAGCCGTATAGGGACTCCTCAGCTTATCCTTCTATGTCTTTTGAAGGAGGATAGAAAGCTGTGTTTGGAAGGCCAACTGGTGGGAGCAGCAGAGGCTGTTGCAGCACATTTAACTTCAACCAAGTTTATTTGGGAATTGgccaaaaatgcccccccccccctttcattagcAGGTATAGGAGCTACTTAAAGATTCATTGTTGGTGATGATTCCAGTGGGATATGGGAGCTCTGTAGGAGATGATAATCCAAAAGACCaactgttttgtgctttcaagttattttttgatttatgacaaccccatcctggggctttcttgccaagatttgttcttgtctttgccttcatctgaagctgagaaattgtaacttgccatggctgagtggctttctgtggctgagggggggatttgaaccctggtctccagaattcaaatcccccctcaggcacaaaccactataccacagcaGCTCCCAAAAAAACAAGCTGGACAGAAATAATTAATATGTATATTGAACGGTGAACATGTGCAACTTACTTCTTGTATGATCACCATGTTATGATAATTCTGGCAAAGTATAGTTCAGTCACTATTTCATCATGAAAATATTGTAACTAGTTTTGGTTCATAGAACAAAGAAGCTAATAGTCTCTTCCTACACTGTGAATACCTTTCGACactttctgccattttatattgaCACCTTCTCTTTCCACGTAAGATTAAAATAGGAACTCATGTTCTAGGCACATTTTGCTCTGACAAATCCATGGTAACTAGAAGTTTAGAATATTATACTTATTAAATTATCCTAATTTATTGTCCTTTCACATTGTGTTATGCTGAGTAGCGGAAGGCTAGAGCAAAATGGAGATTCAAGGTGTTTACTAAATCTTCCCTGTTTAGCAATGTTTACTGTCTGTCTCTGGTGTCTGCTTTGGGGAGTTCAGTTATTTCCCTTTCTTCTGAATGGCCACTGTCTTCAGTAGTTCTTTACAGGTGTGAGACTATTTTCAAGTTACATCAATCAGCAGTGTAGTCTGTATCTTGAGATGTCCTTTGCATTCTTGCCTAGGAAAAAGCCCCATTGACAAAAGGGGGAGTGTATGTGCCTATGATTACACTGCAAATATTTAATAAGGGCTAAAAAGTAGAAAATCAGCTGACTATAAGCTGATTGAATTGAGCATCCTTCATTTGCTGAACCCCACATGTAGGTTGCTTTCTTGAGCCATATATTGATTATCTACTGGAAAACTGTTTTGATGCACATCTTTGAAAGAAATTGGATAGGCTAGAATGAACGTAAAATGTTCTATTTTAGTTTTCAAATGCTGGAAAAAGTTAAAGCATCTATTATGCTCTAACATAAGTTACGGTGAGATCAGTTTGTCCATGTAGCAGAACTGGGAAACCAATGGTCaaccagatattgttggatttcaGCTACTATCAAGCCAACTTAACCAGTAGTAAGGGATAATAGTTGTTCCACAACTTCCATAACAGTATTGGTGGGGGAGGGACATAATTTACCTATCTCTGCCATACAGAAAAGACTCAGTCTCTTTCTGATATTTGCTGATACTATTTAAAGAAGAAACGGTTTATTTTGCAAAATTAGTTTCAAAACACATATGTTAGAATACTAGTTCTTactgtttaaaataatattttaacagcTTCTGTTTACACTCAGATTTAAAACGGGGAGAAATTTTAACAGTACATATTAACGTCTCGTAGCAAACCTTTGTCCTGTAAAGCTACTTTAGACAgggttgtttttgctttcttgcttttagatttttcttttcatatttacaTATTGCAACAAATTTCTTGGGGAGTTTTCATTTAAGCTCTGGCTGTATAAAGGAGTCTGTAGTGTAGTGGGGCTGTATAGTAGAGACCAGCTGCAAAATGGCCTATTTATTCAGAGAACAGCTAGCCCACTAAATGTAACTCTTGTTAGGATTTGGAAATGGTTTTTACTTacacttttttctctctgtttttctgtgtGTCTAGGAAATGGAACAATCGATGAATATGTTAAATTCTAACCATGAGCTGCCTGATGTGTCAGAGTTCATGACAAGACTTTTCTCTTCAAAATCTTCTAGCAAATCTAGTGGTGGTAGCAGTAAAACAGGGAAAAGTGGTGCAGGAAAAAGGAGATAGTTGTTTCTTCTCTTGGAACCACAATTTGCACAGCTCTGTTACGTGGTATCTGTACGTTCTGTGGAAGAACAAAAAGCCACTATTGTAACCTTAATCCAATATGAAATTGGATATGATACAACTGTTGTATGTGGTGTAGCTTTTTAACCTATTTAAATCTTGTTCTTTAAGCACATGCATGAAGGgacattgctttaattctgtatcTCTGTAAGGTCAAAACAGGTGAAGACTTAACTCCTTTGTAGAgaatgatattaaaaaaaattaaattatgtgCAATATATTGATGATTCTTAAAACAATCACTgtaaagtattttatttaaagaataGAAAGTAGTATTTAATAATGATGTATTGTTCTTTACTGCATAGCCTATATTTTCacaatatttttcttaatatGTATGACTTGGGATTGCACACAGAATTTGGTAGCAagatttttggatttttatttcacTGCTATGATAGGACCTGCAGTCCCACATATGTTTAGGCTGTCTGCTTATTTGTTCTAATTCTCAAATTCCCATGACAGTTCGTTGTGGAATAGtgaatgtttcttttttctttttctttttttttactactgaaATTCTTCTGGAGAAAGCCATAGTTCGATGGATGAACACACACACCATGTTCCTGTGCAGACTGCTCTCTGACACAAGACTATTTTAACAAAAGCTTTCTAAATAACTCTAATTGCCCTTATTCATTAGCCCACTAATAAATCTTGTGGTTGAAACACAGTTGCCACCACATTTCTAGAGTTTGCCATAAAATGGTAGATTGTAAATTTGGAAGGGATGCCTGCTGATCCACAGATAAAGCATCCATGGTACAAATCAAGTCAGCAGAGTCCATTTTCTAGGGTAGGTGTTTGAACTGCTGAATAGCATTTAACATCAGGAATATCTTTCTAATGTTTTGTCagaattttttttgtaatttacTTTCATTGACTCAGCTCACCACTCTGGAATAGCAGGAAATAAGTTTGTGTGCAAGCCCTTTAAATGTtggaagatggctatcatatcacaacTCGGTGTTCTTTTCTAGGCTAACTATAACCAACTCCCCCAATAACTTCTTGGTTTTCAGATCTTTTGCTGTCTAGTAGAGCCGGTAATCCACAGCTTAAGCATGATCATCCACAGCTTAAAATCTGCTGGTTTGTAATGTGAACATCCATAGGCCTGCAGATATTGTTCAGGCCTCgtgtggaatactgtgtccagttctgggcaccacaatttaaaaaaagatgttgataagctggagggcaaccaaaatggtgaaaggtccagAAACCAtcccctatgaggagtggcttagggagctgggtctgtgtagaccagtacttctcaaatagtggggcgggccccccaggggggggcgcaaggctccgtaaagggggggtgcgaggctctgttatgcagaggtgtacttataacaattttatagacaaatgatactatttacagtcgcgcggggggtgtgaaatgttttcttcttcctagggggggcatgacagaaaataattgagaagcactggtgtaGACTGATGAAGAGacaatatgatatgatatgatagccctgtttaagttttTTGAAGGGATTTAACATTAAGgctggagcaaccttgttttctgctgctccagagataaggacatgaaacaatggatgtaaactacaggaaaagagattccacctaaacattaggaggaaccttctgacattaagagctgtttgacagtggaatacactcccttggagtgtgatggcatctcctcctttggaaatttttaaacaggccAGATGAACATctttggggggtgctttgattgtgccttcctgcctggcagggggttggactggatggcccttcaggtctcttccagctctgtgattccatgattctaatgTGTAAATCCAATCACCAGTCTCAGACACATTGGAATAATTGCTGTATATCATATTAATTCAGTAGGTCTATTTTAGCTGGGACCAGCAGTTGAATTAAATCAATGTAGGCCAACAGTAGACACCTTGTCCTACAGATGAATATTTAACTCTGACTCCCATCAGACCTGGCAAATGATGAAGGGTGATGAGGCTGTAATCAGCATCTACAGGTATGCATGTTAGCCACCTCTGCATTAGGCCTGAGGTCAACATACACCTGTTGTTTTTTCCTAATATAGATGCTGCTGTCTCCTGTCTTCAGTGCTTCAGCTATGATTGATGGCAAAACAACAAATTTATTGCCTTGGTCAGAACACTCCATATGGATGTAACAGCCATAGCTTGGAAGCTCAGTTCTAACTTGAATCCAGCTTCTTTATTGAAGATACAACTTAATGAAACCTTTTTttaccatatacagtggtaccccgggatacgaattgatcgcgttacgaaatttccgggatacgaaaaagttagattggaaaaaactgttccgggatacgatgtttttttcgggttacgaaattttttcggcgcgaaattcaaacgcaaagcgggGCTAgcagctttccagcgctaacggaaagccttttcgggttgcgaaattactcgggttacgaacggagcggcggaacgaattaatttcgtaacccgaggtagcactgtatactCAACCTCATGTagaagtcgagggcaggttttggggccaaaattagggcttttTATATggcccatgtataagtcgagggtaaaagttaggggcatgtaagaaagaatgtaaagaatgaagcaaaggaaacaataccaaagaactttaaaaattccagcaggcataactttgtgctcacactaaaggctggatgtatAAGAAAATGCAGAAGGactggtgcttccaggatagattacactcttgaTTTTCAACAGGAGATTActcatttttaaataagagttatagTATAAtacatacattgacccatagataagttggcTCAGGTTTTTCTaggccaattttttgactaaaatttctagacgtatacatgagtatatacagtagtttgtttGGAGCCTCAATGATGATGTGCTTACCCTTCTTTTCCAATAGCCAGGACAAGCAAACATATACTAGGGTTCCCAATTACTATTGGAGAACAGGGTTTCCCTCTTGTGCTAGCTTTGGTCCCCGCCCCCCTGGTTATATATATACTCTATGGTGGGGGGGTACTGGTCTTCAAGTAAAGGGCAGACCCAAGTAGAATTGCATTGCATTGTTTAAACAGTATTTGATGAGTTCTTGTGTCATTAAATGGATATTACAAAGGATGTGAATTTGTCACCCAAAGAGATTTGACTTTCTCTAGAAATATTCTCTGGGTTTGCACTGACAAGTCCAGAGAGGATCAGTTCTCTCTGATACGGCCACCTTGtctggaaaaggaaaaatgaactCAGATATATTTACTATCCCATCAAACAAAGTAACTAAAGGAAGGGACATTTTGTTACCTGTCTGATATTTGGCAACTGGGAGAGGAGTCTTTCTATTAAAATACATTCAGCTGCTAAACTTTCACCTTAAAAGTTGTGGATGAAGTGGTGTGGATGTTATGAGGTGGTTAGCTGATATGTAAACCTGAGGAAATTGTTATGAGTGTCTGCACTGGGTATTTTTTCTATACTTGAGAAAGTCACCAGAGAAGTCACAAAAAGTTCCAGCTGTTTAAGGTTTATATCTAAGGGGTTGTCtgcaatggcaaaataaagctgcttcaaatcGACTTGAAACCAAGCTGTTTAGATGACATACAACACAAAACCATGTGGAAATTGACATGAAGCTGAACTCTGGAAtgaaaccagagcaaaaagaagctccaataCTTCATCTTAATGCAGAAAGTGTGCATCAtcacaccagcatataaacagcatggtGCCAGTATGAGACCTTGGGGAAGCAAGAGTGTGACAAGGCAGGTTGCCAATAATGCACTGGATGTAATTGCAACATACAGAAACCaaacagtccaacagggggaTGGGGTGAAGCAGGCATGTATGGGAGgcttccatgattgtgctttgccaatgtgtcactgagTACACTGGTGCACTATATAGATAGTGTATCGCATGTGCAACTATGGCAGGTCACAGGGGTGTCCAATGGATTGGCAGCTGGGCTGGAGGAGGGAGATAATTGGTAGTCACATGTAGTGTGTTcatgcaatggtgtgcatgcatggtggggacaGGGATATAgccaagggggg is a window from the Sceloporus undulatus isolate JIND9_A2432 ecotype Alabama chromosome 1, SceUnd_v1.1, whole genome shotgun sequence genome containing:
- the EMC7 gene encoding ER membrane protein complex subunit 7, whose product is MAAWPGCLGATTTTLLLLLLAGSWASEVTGAGSGEALAASVAAAAASSSSSGERFKIEGRAVVPGVKPQDWIAGGRVQVDGEEHVGFLKTDGSFVVHDIPSGSYVVEVISPAYKFEPVRVDITSKGKMRARYVNYIKTSEVVRLPYPLQMKSSGPPSYFIKRESWGWTDFLMNPMVMMMILPLLIFVLLPKVVNTSDPDMRREMEQSMNMLNSNHELPDVSEFMTRLFSSKSSSKSSGGSSKTGKSGAGKRR